From the genome of Pseudomonas hamedanensis:
ATTGCCAAGTGATGTCGAGCTTGAAGGTGCGGAACTGACGCTCCAGATCGGCGCTGATTTCGACGCTTTTCCAGCCGCCGTATTCCATGCCGTCGACCGTCAGCGTGACCTGATTATCGCTCTCGTTCATGGCTCACTCCCTGGACACCTTGACGTCGCTTTGCGGCAGGTACAACGGATTGGTCGCGCCGTTGCGCTGAATGACTTCGGTCACTCGCGTGGCATCACCAAACTGTTTGTAGGCAATCACCAGCGCCGGCAGGCTTTCCTGAAACGATTTGCTGACCAGTCGCACGCCGGAAGACGCCACGGCCTTGAGGTGCGCAACCAAGGCATCCTGCACATCGCTGATGGCTTGATAGTGAGCGGGATCGGCCTTGTTCTTCGCCCGTTGCAGCGCCTCGACCAAATCCTTTTGCAGCGCCTGCAAATCGTCCGTGGCCGGGACTTCCTGGCGGGTGACTTGCTGATGGGCCTGCTGATTGACTGTGGGCGTCGACGGCAGTTTCAGCGGACGGGTGGCCACCGGCATCGATGCAACCCACTGCGCCACTTTGACAATCAGCGTGTCCTGCACCAGGTCAGCCATGGCCTGCGCCGCAGCGTTGGTGTCCTTGCCTGTGGTGATCTTCGGTGCATCGGCCTTGCGAATCGCTTCGAGTTGTTGCGACACGTCGGCAATCACGCCACGGTAGCCTTCCCTGGCGAACGCTTTCAGCTCCTGGATATCGCCGAGCAAGCCCTTGAACTCCGCCGCCACTTCCTTGGGCAGCTCTTTCACGGCTTTGACCAGTTCGGTGATTTGCCGGTACTGCTCGATCAGCGGTTTGAGCTGTTCCTTGATCACCTCATAGACGCCGGTGAGACTGTTGCGCAGATTGGTGATGCCGATTCGCGCCGCTTTGATCAACGTCATCGCCTGCTCGAAACGCGCCACCGCCGAACCCAACAGGGTGTCAGCCTTGATCAGCAATACTTTCTGCGTGCTGACGGTCGCGGTCGGAAACGGCAGCGGCTGGTGGGGATAAAACTTCAAGGCAAACGTCACCAACCCGCCGTCCTCGCGGGTGTGGGTCATGTCGCATTCGCCGACCTTGACTTGCAGGCGGCCGAGCCACGGATGCACCAGTTCACCACTGCCCGCCTCCAGCGCCTTGAGCAGCTTGTCGCGCTGCTCGAGGCAATCAGGGCCGATGATGAACGCGGTCAGATCGTGGGTCTTGGCCTGCTGGCCGAGGTCTTCGAAAAACGGCAGGTCGCGTTGCGGGTATTCATGCAACTGACCTTTGCGACCGACCGGGGTTTTCGCCTGATCGATCCAGAAACCGACACCGCGAAAGGATGCCGGCAACAAACGGTCACGCCAGTTCATTGGAACCTCCTGCCGACAGCGAGCGATAGCCTATGCGCGACGACAGCGCCAGGCCCGGTTGATTGGTTTGTGGGGGATCGGTGCGCAACCCGGCCGGCGCATTTTCGAAGCGTACGGTCAGGCCGCCTTCGAGCTGCGTGCGGTTGTTGATTGCGCTTTGTTGAATCAGCGCGCCGGAACTCTGTGGCAGCGAACCACCCTGCAGCGCACCGTTTGCCGATGCTGGAGGGCCTGCGCCGAAGAATGCTGGCGCCAGTTCGCCCTTGCCTTCGGCGTTGGTCTGGCGTTGCGCTTGGGTCAGCGTTTCAACCTTGCCGGTGACCTTGGCGATCAAGCCGGCAAAGCCGCCCTCGAACAACTCTTTGATCGGCGCGATGACGGTTTGCAGCTTTTGCCATAGCTCGCCAAACCACTCGGTGATCGGTCCCCAGTTCTTGACGATCTGCCCCAACGGCGTCCATTCGAACATGGTGTGCAGAAACTCCAGAACCGGCGCGGCCAAGGCTTGCACCACGCCCCACAGTGCCGAAAACACCTCACCGATCGGTTGCCAGTACAGCGCGATCTGTTCCAGCGGCGACCATTCGAACAGGCCTTGAAAGAAGCTTTTGATCTGCTGTGCCGAAGCTTGCAGCGCAGCCCAGAGCGGTTCGAAAAAGCTAACGATGCTGCCCCAGTTGTTGACGATCATCCCCAACGGGGAGAAGTCGAACAACGTGCGGAAAAAGTCCTTGATGACCTGCGCGGCCGGTTGCAACGCGGCCCAGATCGACGCGAAGAATCCGCTGATTGCGCCCCAGTTGCTGATGATCATGCCCAGCGGCGTCCAGTCGAACAAACCTTTGAGGAACGCCATCACCGGCACACTCAAGGCCTTGAGCAGTTCCCAGATTGCCGAGAACAGGCCGGTCAGCGGTCCCCAGTTTTCAATGATCATTCCGGCCGGAGACCAGGAAAACACCGATTGCAAGAAATCCGTCACCGGCGCGGTGACTGCTTTGACCTTGTCCCAAATCCCCGAGAAAAACCCCGTGACCGGTTCCCACAGCGCCGCCAGTGCCGCCAGCGGTCGCCAATCGAGTATCGAGCGCAACGTCGCCATCGCACTCGCACCGGCATTTTTCACGCCCTCCCACAGCCCTGTGAAGAACG
Proteins encoded in this window:
- a CDS encoding DNA circularization protein, which codes for MNWRDRLLPASFRGVGFWIDQAKTPVGRKGQLHEYPQRDLPFFEDLGQQAKTHDLTAFIIGPDCLEQRDKLLKALEAGSGELVHPWLGRLQVKVGECDMTHTREDGGLVTFALKFYPHQPLPFPTATVSTQKVLLIKADTLLGSAVARFEQAMTLIKAARIGITNLRNSLTGVYEVIKEQLKPLIEQYRQITELVKAVKELPKEVAAEFKGLLGDIQELKAFAREGYRGVIADVSQQLEAIRKADAPKITTGKDTNAAAQAMADLVQDTLIVKVAQWVASMPVATRPLKLPSTPTVNQQAHQQVTRQEVPATDDLQALQKDLVEALQRAKNKADPAHYQAISDVQDALVAHLKAVASSGVRLVSKSFQESLPALVIAYKQFGDATRVTEVIQRNGATNPLYLPQSDVKVSRE
- a CDS encoding phage tail tape measure protein, which produces MADEESKVKTPVLITGIDELSPKLGALRVKVESFKKNLEQTGLGKLDISGLFKGGSVITPFVDGLKSAAAFQGKLNEVSETAKTVDLPAAPTAATQNMNVFSASMQKVSAAVDAALVPAVGALVVGLEPMLTQVGGLLADNPKLVEGLAAGAIAFSAMQTAVTGATQVFDVMSMVLKTNPIMLIAMGIAVAAGLIVANWTPISAFFTGLWEGVKNAGASAMATLRSILDWRPLAALAALWEPVTGFFSGIWDKVKAVTAPVTDFLQSVFSWSPAGMIIENWGPLTGLFSAIWELLKALSVPVMAFLKGLFDWTPLGMIISNWGAISGFFASIWAALQPAAQVIKDFFRTLFDFSPLGMIVNNWGSIVSFFEPLWAALQASAQQIKSFFQGLFEWSPLEQIALYWQPIGEVFSALWGVVQALAAPVLEFLHTMFEWTPLGQIVKNWGPITEWFGELWQKLQTVIAPIKELFEGGFAGLIAKVTGKVETLTQAQRQTNAEGKGELAPAFFGAGPPASANGALQGGSLPQSSGALIQQSAINNRTQLEGGLTVRFENAPAGLRTDPPQTNQPGLALSSRIGYRSLSAGGSNELA